The Zingiber officinale cultivar Zhangliang chromosome 9A, Zo_v1.1, whole genome shotgun sequence genome window below encodes:
- the LOC122019838 gene encoding protein NUCLEAR FUSION DEFECTIVE 4-like isoform X2, with product MCILIFVGNNGETYFNTAALVSCVQNFPQNRGPVVGILKGFAGLSGAILTQIYVMMHTPDHAALIFMVAVGPTMVVIALMFIVRPTGGHRQVKPSDEHSFTFIYSVCLLLAAYLLGVMLLEDLVDLSRSITTTFTLILLFVLLLPIIVPVFLTCWSDLPPSQESLLPEHQEEQEGPAKGQEVILSEVEDEKLKEVDLLPELERQKRIAHLQARLLLAAADGAVRIKRRKGPRRGEDFTLLQALIKADFWLLFFSLLLGSGSGLTVIDNLGQMSQSLGYVDTHIFVSMISIWNFLGRVGGGYISEVIVRNRAYPRPAALAVAQILMSFGHLCFTTDWPGAMHIGTLLIGLGYGAHWSIIPAAASELFGLKNFGALYNFLTVANPTGSLIFSGIIASSIYDYEAEKQAHMRINSPSFGTILGVANLSEEKALKCEGTICFFVSSLLMSGFCVIAAILSALLIYRTKVVYANIYGSQVARSLTRSICNA from the exons ATGTGCATTCTTATATTCGTGGGGAACAATGGTGAGACCTACTTCAATACTGCAGCACTGGTTTCCTGTGTACAGAACTTCCCCCAAAACAGGGGGCCTGTAGTGGGCATTCTGAAGGGATTTGCTGGTCTGAGTGGGGCTATTTTAACTCAGATATATGTGATGATGCACACCCCTGATCATGCTGCTCTCATTTTTATGGTTGCGGTTGGTCCGACGATggtagtcattgccttaatgttCATTGTCAGACCAACTGGAGGACACAGACAAGTGAAACCTTCAGATGAACATAGTTTTACCTTCATCTACAGTGTCTGCCTGCTTCTTGCTGCTTATCTATTGGGTGTCATGCTACTTGAAGACCTAGTCGACCTGAGCAGATCTATCACTACTACATTTACACTCATTCTACTCTTTGTGCTTTTACTCCCTATTATCGTACCTGTGTTCTTGACATGTTGGAGTGATCTTCCACCGAGTCAGGAGAGTCTTTTGCCTGAGCatcaggaagaacaagaaggaccTGCAAAAGGACAGGAGGTGATATTGAGTGAGGTTGAGGATGAGAAACTTAAGGAAGTTGACTTGCTTCCTGAATTGGAGAGGCAGAAGAGAATAGCACACTTGCAGGCAAGACTTTTGTTAGCTGCAGCTGATGGGGCTGTGAGGATCAAACGGAGAAAAGGCCCGCGCAGGGGAGAGGATTTCACTCTGTTGCAAGCACTTATTAAAGCAGATTTTTGGCTACTGTTTTTCTCTCTTTTGTTGGGATCAGGATCTGGTCTGACAGTTATCGATAATTTGGGTCAGATGAGCCAATCTTTGGGCTATGTAGACACCCACATCTTTGTCTCCATGATCAGTATTTGGAACTTTCTTGGACGAGTGGGTGGAGGCTACATTTCTGAGGTCATTGTCAG GAATCGGGCATATCCGAGGCCAGCAGCACTTGCAGTAGCTCAAATTTTGATGTCGTTTGGCCATCTCTGCTTCACGACCGATTGGCCGGGTGCAATGCACATCGGAACTCTGCTGATTGGGCTTGGATATGGTGCTCATTGGTCTATCATACCAGCTGCTGCCTCTGAATTGTTTGGCTTGAAGAACTTTGGAGCATTGTACAATTTTCTCACAGTAGCAAATCCAACTGGTTCATTGATCTTCTCTGGTATTATCGCAAGTAGTATTTACGACTATGAAGCGGAAAAACAAGCTCACATGCGCATTAACTCACCTTCATTTGGCACAATTCTGGGTGTTGCAAATTTGAGTGAAGAGAAAGCACTCAAGTGTGAGGGAACTATATGCTTCTTCGTGTCTTCCTTGTTGATGTCAGGGTTCTGCGTCATCGCAGCTATCCTGAGCGCGCTTCTCATCTACAGGACTAAGGTCGTGTACGCTAACATCTATGGCAGTCAGGTAGCAAGAAGTTTAACGAGAAGCATATGTAATGCCTAA
- the LOC122019637 gene encoding ankyrin repeat domain-containing protein 2A-like produces MAEQISKNPVVCEMIVDMAEQIAEDPVYSQMVEQHQKSVPSTGQDIIPPLDPQQLISTVQQLRENPKLMKMSQHLRNAIMQDPVLSSMIGSKEQIEEQIARIKKNRALKGVLEEK; encoded by the exons ATGGCTGAGCAAATTTCCAAAAATCCTGTAGTTTGTGAAATGATTGTAGACATGGCTGAGCAAATTGCCGAAGATCCTGTATATAGTCAAATGGTTGAGCAACATCAAAAGAGTGTCCCTAGTACAGGACAAGATATTATTCCCCCATTGGATCCTCAGCAGCTTATTTCAACCGTGCAGCAACTCAGGGAAAATCCTAAGCTTATGAAAATGTCTCAACACCTTAGAAATGCTATTATGCAG GATCCTGTTTTGTCTTCGATGATTGGTTCGAAAGAGCAGATTGAGGAACAAATTGCTCGCATAAAGAAGAATCGGGCCTTGAAGGGAGTTCTTGAAGAGAAATAG
- the LOC122019838 gene encoding protein NUCLEAR FUSION DEFECTIVE 4-like isoform X1, which produces MSSFQGKLKSLFYDRWLVLVAAMWMQSWSGIGYLFGSISPVIKSSLGYNQRQIACLGVVKDLGDSVGFLAGTLCEVMPLWAALLVGAMQNLVGYGLVWLVVAGKIPVLPLWAMCILIFVGNNGETYFNTAALVSCVQNFPQNRGPVVGILKGFAGLSGAILTQIYVMMHTPDHAALIFMVAVGPTMVVIALMFIVRPTGGHRQVKPSDEHSFTFIYSVCLLLAAYLLGVMLLEDLVDLSRSITTTFTLILLFVLLLPIIVPVFLTCWSDLPPSQESLLPEHQEEQEGPAKGQEVILSEVEDEKLKEVDLLPELERQKRIAHLQARLLLAAADGAVRIKRRKGPRRGEDFTLLQALIKADFWLLFFSLLLGSGSGLTVIDNLGQMSQSLGYVDTHIFVSMISIWNFLGRVGGGYISEVIVRNRAYPRPAALAVAQILMSFGHLCFTTDWPGAMHIGTLLIGLGYGAHWSIIPAAASELFGLKNFGALYNFLTVANPTGSLIFSGIIASSIYDYEAEKQAHMRINSPSFGTILGVANLSEEKALKCEGTICFFVSSLLMSGFCVIAAILSALLIYRTKVVYANIYGSQVARSLTRSICNA; this is translated from the exons ATGAGCAGTTTCCAAGGGAAGCTCAAGTCCTTGTTCTACGACCGATGGCTGGTTCTGGTGGCGGCAATGTGGATGCAGTCTTGGTCGGGCATCGGCTACTTGTTCGGAAGCATATCGCCGGTGATCAAGAGCTCGCTAGGGTACAACCAGCGCCAGATCGCCTGCCTCGGCGTTGTCAAAGACCTCGGGGACAGCGTTGGGTTCCTCGCCGGCACGCTCTGTGAAGTCATGCCGCTCTGGGCTGCGCTCCTCGTCGGAGCGATGCAGAACCTCGTCGGATATGGATTGGTTTGGCTCGTTGTCGCTGGCAAAATCCCGGTTTTGCCTCTCTGGGCG ATGTGCATTCTTATATTCGTGGGGAACAATGGTGAGACCTACTTCAATACTGCAGCACTGGTTTCCTGTGTACAGAACTTCCCCCAAAACAGGGGGCCTGTAGTGGGCATTCTGAAGGGATTTGCTGGTCTGAGTGGGGCTATTTTAACTCAGATATATGTGATGATGCACACCCCTGATCATGCTGCTCTCATTTTTATGGTTGCGGTTGGTCCGACGATggtagtcattgccttaatgttCATTGTCAGACCAACTGGAGGACACAGACAAGTGAAACCTTCAGATGAACATAGTTTTACCTTCATCTACAGTGTCTGCCTGCTTCTTGCTGCTTATCTATTGGGTGTCATGCTACTTGAAGACCTAGTCGACCTGAGCAGATCTATCACTACTACATTTACACTCATTCTACTCTTTGTGCTTTTACTCCCTATTATCGTACCTGTGTTCTTGACATGTTGGAGTGATCTTCCACCGAGTCAGGAGAGTCTTTTGCCTGAGCatcaggaagaacaagaaggaccTGCAAAAGGACAGGAGGTGATATTGAGTGAGGTTGAGGATGAGAAACTTAAGGAAGTTGACTTGCTTCCTGAATTGGAGAGGCAGAAGAGAATAGCACACTTGCAGGCAAGACTTTTGTTAGCTGCAGCTGATGGGGCTGTGAGGATCAAACGGAGAAAAGGCCCGCGCAGGGGAGAGGATTTCACTCTGTTGCAAGCACTTATTAAAGCAGATTTTTGGCTACTGTTTTTCTCTCTTTTGTTGGGATCAGGATCTGGTCTGACAGTTATCGATAATTTGGGTCAGATGAGCCAATCTTTGGGCTATGTAGACACCCACATCTTTGTCTCCATGATCAGTATTTGGAACTTTCTTGGACGAGTGGGTGGAGGCTACATTTCTGAGGTCATTGTCAG GAATCGGGCATATCCGAGGCCAGCAGCACTTGCAGTAGCTCAAATTTTGATGTCGTTTGGCCATCTCTGCTTCACGACCGATTGGCCGGGTGCAATGCACATCGGAACTCTGCTGATTGGGCTTGGATATGGTGCTCATTGGTCTATCATACCAGCTGCTGCCTCTGAATTGTTTGGCTTGAAGAACTTTGGAGCATTGTACAATTTTCTCACAGTAGCAAATCCAACTGGTTCATTGATCTTCTCTGGTATTATCGCAAGTAGTATTTACGACTATGAAGCGGAAAAACAAGCTCACATGCGCATTAACTCACCTTCATTTGGCACAATTCTGGGTGTTGCAAATTTGAGTGAAGAGAAAGCACTCAAGTGTGAGGGAACTATATGCTTCTTCGTGTCTTCCTTGTTGATGTCAGGGTTCTGCGTCATCGCAGCTATCCTGAGCGCGCTTCTCATCTACAGGACTAAGGTCGTGTACGCTAACATCTATGGCAGTCAGGTAGCAAGAAGTTTAACGAGAAGCATATGTAATGCCTAA